The following proteins are encoded in a genomic region of Chryseobacterium cucumeris:
- a CDS encoding DUF4290 domain-containing protein, with amino-acid sequence MEYNTQKTQLHMPEYGRIIQQLVERCKELPSKDERNEMAMAIIDFMGQRNPQLRDEENYKHKLWDHLFILANYDLDVDSPYPFPTMEQLAEKPKRMEYPKLQGDFKFYGKSILQLIEKAIELETGDEKEALIEVIANNMKKSYNVYNKEHVTDDVIFRHLKELSENRLDLTGIDSLEKSKIYYTSNNNNRNNNNNNRNNSNNKNNNQPNKRRHNNNHKNRK; translated from the coding sequence ATGGAATACAACACCCAAAAAACTCAGCTTCATATGCCGGAATATGGCAGAATTATACAACAGTTGGTTGAGCGCTGCAAAGAACTTCCTTCCAAAGACGAAAGGAATGAAATGGCTATGGCAATCATCGATTTTATGGGTCAGAGAAACCCGCAACTTCGCGACGAGGAAAATTATAAACATAAACTTTGGGACCATCTTTTTATTCTTGCCAATTATGATCTGGATGTAGATTCTCCTTATCCGTTCCCTACAATGGAACAGCTGGCGGAAAAACCTAAAAGAATGGAATATCCAAAACTTCAAGGTGACTTTAAGTTCTACGGAAAAAGTATTCTTCAATTGATCGAAAAAGCAATCGAACTGGAAACGGGTGATGAAAAAGAAGCCCTTATCGAGGTGATTGCCAACAATATGAAGAAGTCTTATAATGTCTATAATAAAGAACATGTGACGGATGATGTTATTTTCCGCCACCTGAAAGAACTGTCTGAAAACAGGCTGGATCTTACCGGAATAGATTCTCTTGAAAAGAGTAAAATCTATTACACCAGCAATAACAACAACAGGAACAACAATAACAACAACAGGAACAACAGCAATAATAAAAATAATAACCAGCCCAACAAAAGAAGGCATAATAACAATCATAAAAACAGAAAATAA
- a CDS encoding YiiX/YebB-like N1pC/P60 family cysteine hydrolase, protein MAGLLYGLMLLLVQCNNNVSESTKDLKNGDLLFVTAKETGLSGAINNVTQKQKTASFDHIGILEKEGRKMFVLHAAPKGGSQRQDLKDFIKDQKEEGQEVIIYRLKPEYQKAIPEAVKKANSMLGKSYNFNYILDENSYYCSDFVERAFRDEHIFKLEPMTFIDPKTGKKNTFWEEFYAKKNLKVPEGEPGCNPNGLAGSDKLERIGNY, encoded by the coding sequence GTGGCTGGACTTTTATACGGTCTGATGTTATTATTGGTACAGTGTAATAATAATGTTTCGGAAAGTACTAAAGATCTCAAAAACGGAGACCTGCTTTTTGTAACTGCAAAAGAAACAGGGCTTTCCGGAGCGATTAATAATGTAACTCAAAAACAAAAAACAGCTTCATTTGATCATATAGGAATTCTGGAAAAAGAGGGCCGCAAAATGTTTGTTCTGCATGCTGCACCAAAAGGCGGTTCTCAGAGACAGGATTTAAAAGACTTTATTAAAGATCAGAAAGAAGAAGGTCAGGAAGTGATTATTTACCGGTTAAAACCGGAATATCAGAAAGCAATTCCTGAAGCGGTTAAAAAAGCGAATTCCATGCTTGGAAAATCTTACAATTTCAATTATATCCTTGATGAAAATTCCTATTATTGTTCAGATTTTGTGGAAAGAGCTTTTCGGGACGAACATATTTTCAAACTGGAGCCTATGACATTTATTGATCCCAAAACAGGAAAAAAGAATACATTCTGGGAAGAATTTTATGCTAAGAAAAATCTCAAAGTCCCTGAAGGAGAGCCTGGTTGCAACCCAAACGGATTGGCGGGTTCTGATAAATTAGAAAGAATAGGGAACTATTAA
- a CDS encoding thiol-disulfide oxidoreductase DCC family protein: protein MENWENKHIVFFDGDCGVCNFWVQWILERDNKDQFMFASLQSDFGQQFLSERGLETNVFNTMYLWKPGRFYLIKSRAVLEIANLLGGIYKLSFIGKIVPAFLRDKAYDLISRNRMKLANQKCYLPDLHQKKKFIQV, encoded by the coding sequence ATGGAAAATTGGGAAAATAAGCATATTGTATTTTTTGACGGAGATTGCGGAGTCTGCAATTTCTGGGTACAGTGGATTTTGGAACGGGACAATAAAGACCAGTTCATGTTTGCTTCTCTTCAATCTGATTTCGGACAGCAGTTTTTATCTGAAAGAGGGCTGGAAACCAATGTATTCAATACTATGTATCTGTGGAAACCCGGACGGTTTTATCTGATCAAGTCAAGGGCAGTACTGGAAATAGCTAACTTGTTGGGAGGCATATATAAACTTTCGTTTATCGGAAAAATCGTTCCGGCATTTTTAAGGGACAAGGCCTATGATCTTATTTCCAGAAACAGGATGAAGCTGGCCAACCAGAAATGTTATTTACCGGACCTTCATCAGAAGAAAAAATTTATTCAGGTGTAA
- a CDS encoding ATP-binding protein: MKIRTRLTLLFTLITAMLLSIYSISIYYSSKEAREQSFYSELQNEAIAKADLFFRSSLPEQEMHKLYKNNTRTLNEVQVAIYDSNKELVYHDDAKVDYVKETPEMLSQIFQKKKINFFLNDLQVIGIVYQYEGKTYAVTAAAYDQYGYDYLTHLLTISIISFFIILILIYLAGIFLSKKALSPLTEMVIQIKKITAGKLQLRLKTTKEKDELNELAENFNGMLERLENSFDSQKHFVSNISHELRTPLAAIITELELASEKDKTKEEYQETIQFALDDARNMVKLSNSLMDLAKASYDPDEISFSEVRLDEVLLESYSKITKDNPGYKVLMNIEDLVEEHQLTILGNEYLLQVAFNNLIDNACKYSPEHTCLIDVSTDSKILTISFTNTGNSINKEDLQHIFEPFYRSENSKHEKGHGIGLFLTEKIILLHNAKVKVVSEKNKTIFTVEFITQ; this comes from the coding sequence ATGAAAATAAGAACCAGACTTACCCTGCTTTTTACCTTAATCACTGCAATGCTTTTAAGTATTTACAGTATTTCGATCTATTATTCATCCAAAGAAGCCAGAGAGCAATCTTTTTACAGCGAACTTCAAAATGAAGCGATTGCCAAGGCCGATTTATTTTTCCGAAGCTCACTCCCCGAGCAGGAAATGCACAAGCTTTATAAAAATAATACCAGAACGCTTAACGAAGTTCAGGTAGCGATTTATGACAGTAATAAGGAGCTGGTTTATCATGATGACGCCAAAGTAGATTATGTAAAGGAAACTCCGGAAATGCTTTCTCAGATATTTCAAAAAAAGAAAATTAATTTCTTTCTCAATGATCTGCAGGTCATCGGAATCGTGTATCAGTATGAAGGAAAAACGTATGCGGTAACTGCGGCAGCTTATGATCAGTACGGATATGATTATCTTACACATCTTCTTACCATCAGTATTATCTCGTTTTTCATTATTCTGATCTTGATCTATCTGGCCGGAATATTTCTTTCTAAAAAAGCATTGAGTCCGCTGACTGAAATGGTTATTCAGATAAAAAAAATAACCGCCGGGAAATTACAGTTACGCCTGAAAACAACCAAAGAAAAAGACGAACTAAATGAGCTTGCTGAAAACTTCAATGGAATGCTGGAACGGCTTGAAAATTCTTTTGATTCGCAAAAGCATTTTGTATCCAATATTTCTCACGAACTGAGAACACCTTTAGCAGCCATCATCACCGAACTGGAACTCGCTTCTGAAAAAGATAAAACCAAAGAAGAGTATCAGGAAACCATTCAATTCGCGCTGGATGATGCCCGGAATATGGTAAAACTGTCAAATAGTTTAATGGATCTTGCCAAAGCAAGCTATGATCCCGATGAGATCAGTTTTTCGGAAGTACGTCTTGATGAAGTTCTTCTGGAATCTTATTCCAAAATCACGAAAGATAATCCGGGATATAAAGTTTTAATGAACATTGAAGATTTGGTAGAAGAACACCAGCTTACCATCCTGGGAAATGAGTATCTTCTTCAAGTTGCCTTCAACAATCTTATTGACAATGCCTGTAAATATTCTCCGGAACATACTTGTCTGATTGATGTAAGTACGGATTCAAAAATCCTTACCATCAGTTTTACCAATACCGGAAATAGCATTAATAAAGAAGATTTACAGCATATTTTTGAGCCTTTTTACAGGAGCGAAAACTCCAAACATGAAAAAGGTCATGGAATAGGATTATTTCTCACCGAGAAAATTATTCTGCTCCACAATGCAAAAGTCAAAGTTGTATCGGAAAAGAATAAAACTATTTTTACGGTAGAGTTTATTACCCAGTAA
- a CDS encoding response regulator transcription factor, whose product MPHILLIEDDDRLSKLITKGFQEAEFEVTAAYDGNTGMKLALQTHFDLVVTDIVLPKKDGLEFCNEIKSLKPNLPVIMLTALGTTDDKLEGFDAGADDYLTKPFEMRELVARIKVLLKRFSQQPHQKISVLTYEGVEMNLEQKTVSRDHTPIKLTPKEFNLLKFMMENSERVLSRIEIAEKVWETHFDTGTNFIDVYINYLRKKIDKDFATKLIHTKAGMGFILKKGYETGIVQ is encoded by the coding sequence ATGCCCCATATTTTATTAATTGAAGACGACGACAGACTTTCAAAATTGATTACAAAGGGATTTCAGGAAGCAGAGTTTGAAGTCACTGCAGCTTACGATGGAAATACCGGTATGAAGCTGGCTTTACAAACCCATTTTGATCTGGTAGTGACAGATATTGTATTGCCCAAAAAAGACGGCCTTGAATTCTGTAATGAAATCAAAAGTTTAAAACCCAATCTTCCTGTCATTATGCTTACTGCACTGGGAACTACGGATGATAAGCTGGAAGGATTTGATGCCGGAGCTGATGATTATCTCACCAAACCTTTTGAAATGCGTGAACTGGTGGCAAGGATCAAAGTACTTCTGAAAAGATTTTCACAACAGCCCCACCAAAAGATTTCTGTTCTTACGTATGAAGGTGTTGAAATGAATCTGGAACAAAAAACCGTGAGCCGCGATCATACGCCTATAAAATTGACCCCGAAAGAATTTAATCTCTTAAAATTCATGATGGAAAATTCAGAAAGAGTGCTTTCCAGAATTGAAATTGCAGAAAAAGTGTGGGAAACCCATTTTGATACGGGGACCAACTTTATTGATGTCTATATCAATTATCTCCGGAAAAAAATAGATAAAGATTTTGCAACCAAACTGATCCATACCAAAGCCGGTATGGGATTTATTCTGAAAAAAGGCTACGAAACAGGTATTGTACAGTAA
- the murA gene encoding UDP-N-acetylglucosamine 1-carboxyvinyltransferase, with translation MSGTFQIRGGKRLQGEITPQGAKNEALQILCAVLLTDEEVRIKNIPDIHDVNRLIEILGDFGVKITKNGQGDYTFKADQVNFDYIKSNEFKKDGAKLRGSIMLMGPMLARYGEAYMPTPGGDKIGRRRLDTHFQGLVELGAEFNYDEEEYFYSLKAKELRGKFILLEEASVTGTANIVMAAALAKGKTRIYNAACEPYLQQLCKMLNRMGANISGIGSNLLTIEGVEYLRGTEHTMLPDMVEIGSWIGLAAMTKSEITIKNVNWNQLGVIPNTFRKLGIQLEQSSDDIYIPAQEHYKIQKFIDGSILTISDAPWPGFTPDLLSIILVVATQAKGSILVHQKMFESRLFFVDKLIDMGAQIILCDPHRATVIGLNQEAPLRGTTMVSPDIRAGNALLIAALSAEGKSIIHNIEQIDRGYENIDGRLRAIGADIERI, from the coding sequence ATGAGTGGAACATTTCAAATAAGAGGAGGAAAAAGACTGCAGGGTGAAATAACTCCACAAGGAGCCAAAAATGAGGCTCTACAAATTTTATGTGCGGTTCTTCTGACGGACGAAGAGGTAAGAATTAAAAATATTCCTGATATCCATGATGTGAACAGACTGATTGAAATTCTTGGAGATTTTGGAGTAAAAATTACCAAAAACGGACAGGGAGATTATACTTTCAAAGCGGATCAGGTCAATTTTGATTATATAAAATCTAACGAGTTTAAAAAAGACGGAGCCAAACTACGCGGATCCATTATGCTGATGGGACCAATGCTTGCCCGTTATGGAGAGGCTTATATGCCTACTCCCGGAGGTGACAAAATCGGGAGAAGAAGATTGGATACTCACTTTCAGGGACTTGTTGAATTAGGTGCTGAATTCAATTATGATGAGGAGGAATATTTCTATTCTTTAAAAGCTAAGGAACTAAGAGGAAAATTCATCCTGCTGGAAGAAGCTTCTGTTACCGGAACGGCTAATATTGTAATGGCAGCCGCTTTGGCTAAAGGAAAAACAAGAATCTACAATGCTGCCTGTGAACCTTATCTTCAGCAATTATGTAAAATGCTGAACAGAATGGGAGCCAATATCTCAGGAATCGGGTCCAACCTTCTTACTATTGAAGGGGTTGAATATCTGAGAGGTACTGAGCATACCATGCTTCCGGACATGGTAGAGATCGGCTCATGGATTGGTCTTGCAGCCATGACAAAATCTGAAATCACCATCAAAAATGTAAACTGGAACCAGCTTGGGGTAATTCCGAATACCTTCAGAAAACTGGGAATTCAGCTTGAACAAAGCAGTGATGATATCTATATTCCGGCACAGGAGCATTATAAAATCCAGAAATTTATTGACGGTTCTATCCTTACGATTTCGGATGCGCCATGGCCTGGATTTACGCCTGATTTATTATCTATTATTTTAGTAGTGGCTACTCAGGCCAAAGGAAGTATTCTGGTTCATCAGAAAATGTTTGAATCCAGATTATTCTTTGTGGATAAATTAATTGATATGGGTGCTCAGATCATTTTATGTGATCCGCACAGAGCTACGGTAATCGGATTGAACCAGGAAGCTCCGTTAAGAGGGACAACAATGGTTTCCCCGGATATCAGAGCCGGAAATGCCCTTCTTATTGCAGCACTTTCTGCGGAAGGAAAATCTATTATCCACAATATTGAGCAGATCGACAGAGGATATGAAAATATTGATGGAAGGCTAAGAGCTATTGGTGCTGACATTGAAAGAATCTAA
- a CDS encoding NIL domain-containing protein, producing the protein MITPNPGLQVLQNKINLPKKELLLEIELNGKMKFEHLMNTIYNQFGICHRVLSANVEYVNGYSFGSVQLYINVNSEDFQQLEVYLNKNKLINTTVEYTCRTYF; encoded by the coding sequence ATGATTACACCTAATCCCGGCCTGCAGGTTTTACAAAATAAAATTAACCTGCCTAAAAAAGAATTGTTATTGGAAATAGAGTTGAATGGTAAAATGAAATTTGAACATTTGATGAATACGATCTACAATCAATTTGGCATTTGTCATAGAGTGTTATCTGCTAACGTCGAGTATGTGAACGGGTACAGTTTCGGTTCAGTACAGTTATATATTAATGTCAATTCAGAAGACTTTCAGCAGCTTGAAGTGTATCTGAATAAAAATAAACTTATCAATACGACGGTAGAATATACCTGCAGAACATATTTTTAA
- the katG gene encoding catalase/peroxidase HPI: MEKDLNDISKCPFHNGTMKKNVAGGGTQNSDWWPDQLRVDLLRQHSSLSDPMDKDFDYAKAFESLDLEAVKKDLHALMTDSQDWWPADFGHYGPLFIRMAWHSAGTYRVGDGRGGAGAGQQRFAPLNSWPDNVSLDKARRLLWPIKQKYGRNISWADLLILTGNIALESMGFKTFGFAGGRADVWEPDSDVYWGSEKTWLGGDLRYAHGSEGVAEGHSAVLPTDDNADGDIHSRNLENPLAAVQMGLIYVNPEGPDGNPDPIAAAKDIRDTFGRMAMNDEETVALIAGGHTFGKTHGAGPADHVGKEPEGAGIEQQGLGWASTYKSGSGRDAISSGLEVTWTETPTQWSNYFFKNLFENEWELTKSPAGAHQWVAKDGAEIIPDAFDADKKHKPTMLTTDLSLRMDPVYEKISRHFYENPDAFADAFARAWFKLTHRDMGPRARYLGPDVPQEELIWQDPIPEVNHELVDENDVEALKSKVLNSGLSNTELISTAWASASTFRGSDKRGGANGARIRLEPQRNWEVNNPSQLNKVLNVLEGIQKEFNDSQNGGKKISLADLIVLAGNAAVEVAARNAGQDVKVPFAPGRMDASQEQTDVESMGYLEPAADGFRNYLKRKYTVSTESLLIDKAQLLTLTAPELTVLIGGMRALDTNFDGSKHGVFTSRPGVLTNDFFVNLLDMGTQWKAMSDDRELYIGTDRKTGQPKWTATRADLVFGSNSELRAVAEVYGSADAQNKFVKDFVAAWTKVMNLDRFDI, from the coding sequence ATGGAAAAAGATTTGAATGACATCAGTAAATGCCCGTTTCACAACGGAACAATGAAGAAGAATGTAGCAGGAGGAGGAACTCAGAATTCTGACTGGTGGCCTGATCAGCTTAGAGTAGATCTTCTGCGCCAGCATTCTTCACTTTCAGATCCTATGGATAAGGATTTTGACTATGCCAAAGCATTTGAAAGCCTTGATCTGGAGGCTGTAAAAAAAGACCTTCATGCATTGATGACAGATTCTCAGGATTGGTGGCCGGCCGACTTTGGTCATTATGGCCCTCTGTTTATCCGTATGGCATGGCACAGCGCCGGAACGTATCGTGTAGGTGACGGAAGAGGTGGAGCAGGAGCTGGGCAACAGCGTTTCGCACCGTTGAACAGCTGGCCTGATAACGTAAGTCTTGATAAAGCACGAAGATTATTGTGGCCCATCAAACAAAAATATGGAAGAAACATCTCATGGGCAGACCTTCTGATCCTTACGGGGAATATCGCTCTTGAATCCATGGGCTTTAAAACATTTGGGTTTGCGGGAGGACGTGCAGATGTCTGGGAACCGGATTCCGATGTCTATTGGGGATCTGAGAAGACATGGCTTGGAGGTGATTTACGGTATGCTCACGGTTCGGAGGGAGTAGCAGAAGGACATTCGGCGGTTCTTCCTACTGATGATAATGCAGACGGAGATATTCATTCAAGAAACCTTGAAAATCCGTTGGCTGCCGTACAAATGGGACTTATTTATGTAAACCCTGAAGGTCCGGACGGAAATCCTGACCCTATTGCTGCTGCCAAAGACATCCGTGATACTTTCGGACGTATGGCGATGAACGATGAAGAAACCGTTGCTTTGATTGCCGGAGGACATACTTTCGGTAAAACCCATGGAGCAGGTCCGGCAGATCATGTAGGAAAAGAACCTGAAGGAGCCGGAATTGAACAGCAGGGATTAGGATGGGCAAGCACATATAAGTCTGGTAGCGGAAGAGACGCGATTTCCAGCGGACTGGAAGTAACCTGGACAGAAACTCCTACTCAATGGAGTAATTACTTCTTTAAAAATCTTTTTGAAAATGAGTGGGAATTAACAAAAAGCCCTGCAGGAGCTCACCAATGGGTAGCCAAAGACGGTGCTGAAATCATTCCTGATGCATTTGATGCTGACAAAAAACATAAACCAACCATGCTTACCACAGACCTTTCGTTAAGAATGGATCCTGTATACGAAAAAATTTCAAGACACTTCTACGAAAATCCTGATGCGTTTGCCGATGCGTTTGCCAGAGCATGGTTTAAATTAACACACAGAGATATGGGACCACGCGCCCGTTATCTGGGACCGGATGTACCGCAGGAAGAACTGATCTGGCAGGATCCTATTCCGGAAGTCAACCACGAACTGGTCGATGAAAATGATGTGGAGGCATTGAAATCAAAAGTTTTAAATTCAGGACTAAGCAATACAGAACTGATATCTACAGCCTGGGCTTCCGCTTCTACTTTCAGAGGAAGTGATAAACGTGGTGGTGCCAACGGAGCAAGAATCAGACTGGAGCCTCAAAGGAACTGGGAAGTCAACAATCCTTCTCAATTGAATAAAGTATTAAATGTTCTGGAAGGAATTCAGAAAGAATTCAACGATTCTCAAAACGGAGGTAAAAAAATATCATTGGCAGACTTAATTGTACTAGCAGGAAATGCTGCTGTTGAAGTGGCTGCCAGAAATGCGGGTCAGGACGTAAAAGTTCCTTTTGCCCCGGGAAGAATGGATGCTTCTCAGGAACAGACGGATGTAGAATCTATGGGTTACCTTGAGCCTGCTGCTGATGGATTCCGAAATTATCTGAAAAGAAAATATACGGTGTCTACAGAATCTTTACTGATTGATAAAGCACAGCTATTAACTCTTACCGCTCCGGAACTGACTGTACTGATAGGAGGAATGCGTGCTTTGGATACGAACTTTGACGGTTCAAAACATGGTGTATTCACCAGCCGTCCGGGCGTTCTTACCAATGATTTCTTTGTAAATCTTCTGGATATGGGAACTCAGTGGAAAGCAATGTCAGATGACAGAGAATTGTATATCGGAACTGATCGGAAAACCGGCCAGCCAAAATGGACCGCTACGCGTGCGGATCTTGTTTTCGGCTCCAATTCTGAATTGAGAGCCGTGGCTGAGGTATATGGAAGTGCCGATGCACAAAACAAATTTGTAAAAGATTTTGTGGCGGCGTGGACGAAGGTGATGAATCTGGATAGGTTTGATATTTAA
- a CDS encoding heme-binding domain-containing protein, producing MKKIIVVVLVVFIIIQFFPIDKTNPPPTPGMDFLKIKNTPEKIAHTIRTSCYDCHSNETKYPWYSNISPMSWWVKNHIDEGRNHLNFSTFAVYEPKRQLHKLEECIEMVEKKEMPLESYYLGHQNAKLSDEQRADLIHYFKKVKEDTERGILFNK from the coding sequence ATGAAAAAAATAATTGTTGTCGTTCTCGTTGTATTTATCATCATACAATTTTTTCCTATCGATAAAACGAATCCGCCGCCAACTCCCGGTATGGATTTTCTGAAAATTAAAAATACTCCTGAAAAGATAGCGCATACAATCAGAACATCATGTTATGATTGTCATTCCAATGAAACAAAGTATCCATGGTACAGCAATATCTCCCCGATGTCATGGTGGGTAAAAAATCATATTGACGAGGGCAGGAATCATCTTAATTTTTCTACCTTTGCAGTGTATGAACCTAAAAGACAGCTTCATAAACTTGAGGAATGTATAGAAATGGTTGAAAAAAAAGAGATGCCGCTTGAATCCTATTATTTAGGCCATCAGAATGCTAAACTTTCTGATGAGCAGCGTGCAGATCTTATCCATTATTTCAAAAAAGTAAAAGAAGACACGGAAAGGGGAATCCTATTTAATAAATAA
- a CDS encoding T9SS type A sorting domain-containing protein — translation MKIDAYSKASSNFGEGDYWIVKLDKNGKIEWEKNFGGKGDDHIRTLALTSNGFIVGGESRSERSGNKTVGLEEGTDLWLISLNERGDEQWQKSYNFGNRDVLMGMSGISGKQEDGSGKSKGILLGGYTQAEGRIETDDETFWMLYLDQNGNEQWRKHVKGESRKKEERLSDLKLNRDGSIILAGTSAEELGKENWKIVKLGDRQVDQLIEKYDIKIYPNPVSDYAYVEIGFDFKDANILLYDMSGRQLQSLKTKNKVTKINTQNLIQGAYLVTIKTDTNKTTNAKLIKK, via the coding sequence GTGAAGATCGACGCTTATTCCAAAGCCAGCAGCAACTTCGGTGAAGGTGACTATTGGATCGTAAAGCTTGATAAAAACGGAAAAATAGAATGGGAAAAGAACTTTGGAGGAAAAGGTGATGATCATATCAGAACACTGGCCTTAACTTCCAATGGATTTATCGTTGGCGGGGAATCCAGATCGGAAAGATCAGGAAACAAAACCGTCGGATTAGAGGAAGGAACAGATCTTTGGCTGATTTCTTTAAATGAAAGAGGAGATGAACAGTGGCAGAAGTCTTACAATTTTGGAAACCGTGATGTCCTGATGGGAATGAGTGGAATAAGCGGGAAGCAGGAAGATGGAAGCGGGAAGTCTAAAGGCATTCTGCTGGGGGGGTATACTCAGGCAGAAGGAAGAATAGAAACAGATGATGAAACGTTCTGGATGCTTTATCTCGACCAAAACGGAAATGAGCAGTGGAGAAAGCACGTCAAAGGAGAATCCAGAAAAAAGGAAGAAAGACTTTCTGATTTAAAGTTGAACAGAGACGGTTCTATTATTCTGGCAGGGACCAGTGCTGAAGAACTGGGAAAAGAAAACTGGAAGATTGTAAAGCTGGGAGATAGACAAGTAGATCAGCTGATTGAAAAATATGACATCAAAATTTATCCAAATCCTGTATCAGATTATGCCTACGTGGAAATTGGCTTTGATTTTAAGGATGCAAATATTCTACTGTATGATATGAGCGGAAGACAGTTACAGAGCCTGAAAACCAAGAATAAAGTAACAAAGATAAATACTCAGAATTTGATTCAGGGAGCGTATCTAGTGACTATAAAAACTGATACAAATAAAACGACAAATGCTAAATTGATTAAGAAATAA
- a CDS encoding alpha-amylase has translation MKKTNFFLSLLALALISSCRTSDELMTEPTKQEEVHNKTVNVTHHDGRPFSTGSGSGSTQSKFVAGPGGGVLMQGFYWDVPEGGNWWNTVKDKITAWSNAGIGAVWLPPASKAQNGAYSMGYDPTDYYDFGNFNQNGSTETRFGSRAELEALITKAHAENMQVYADIVINHNSGGQSEANPFTGTNTWTNFSGVASGKFQRNYNDFYKNAYGNNDEGAFGGFPDLCHANPHVQDWLWGRDDSVAKYYKNVMKFDGWRFDYVKGFGPWVVNTWNSNVGGFSVGELWDSNVNTLEWWANNANSSVFDFAAYYKMDEAFDNGNLNALNDDMMWKRNPYKAVTFVANHDTDIIYNKMPAYAYILTHEGYPTIFYRDYEEWLNKERLNNLIWIHNNKATGTTSILYTDNDEYIARRNGYNGNPGLVVYINTSSNWQERWIETNWSSQQIKDFTGNSSWYPTTQGDKWVKIQCPPNSYSVWSLNL, from the coding sequence ATGAAAAAAACAAACTTTTTCCTTTCACTACTGGCTTTAGCATTAATAAGCTCATGCCGTACAAGTGATGAATTAATGACAGAACCTACCAAGCAGGAAGAGGTTCATAACAAAACAGTGAATGTGACCCATCATGATGGCCGGCCTTTCAGTACAGGAAGCGGTTCAGGTTCCACACAAAGTAAATTCGTAGCCGGACCGGGTGGCGGAGTTCTTATGCAGGGCTTTTACTGGGATGTTCCGGAAGGTGGTAACTGGTGGAATACCGTTAAAGACAAAATAACAGCGTGGTCCAATGCCGGAATTGGTGCGGTATGGCTGCCGCCGGCATCAAAAGCACAGAACGGTGCATATTCTATGGGATACGATCCTACAGATTATTATGATTTTGGAAATTTTAATCAGAATGGAAGCACAGAAACCCGTTTCGGATCCAGAGCCGAACTGGAAGCATTGATTACGAAAGCGCATGCTGAAAACATGCAGGTGTATGCAGACATTGTAATCAATCACAACAGTGGCGGGCAGTCTGAAGCCAATCCTTTTACAGGAACTAATACCTGGACCAATTTTTCTGGTGTGGCTTCCGGAAAATTCCAGAGAAACTATAATGACTTTTACAAAAATGCTTACGGGAATAATGATGAAGGGGCTTTTGGTGGCTTTCCGGATTTGTGCCACGCGAATCCTCATGTGCAGGACTGGCTTTGGGGAAGAGATGATTCCGTAGCAAAATATTATAAAAATGTGATGAAATTTGATGGCTGGAGGTTTGATTACGTTAAGGGGTTCGGACCATGGGTTGTTAACACCTGGAATTCTAACGTAGGTGGATTTTCTGTCGGGGAATTATGGGATTCAAATGTCAACACATTGGAATGGTGGGCCAATAATGCCAACAGTTCCGTATTTGATTTTGCGGCCTATTATAAAATGGATGAAGCCTTTGATAATGGTAATTTAAATGCTTTGAATGATGATATGATGTGGAAAAGAAATCCATACAAAGCAGTCACCTTTGTTGCCAATCATGATACCGATATCATCTACAATAAAATGCCGGCATATGCCTATATCTTAACCCATGAAGGTTATCCTACCATTTTTTACAGAGATTATGAAGAATGGTTAAATAAGGAACGACTGAACAATCTGATCTGGATTCACAATAACAAAGCCACCGGAACAACTTCCATTCTCTACACCGATAATGATGAATATATTGCAAGACGTAACGGTTATAATGGTAATCCGGGACTTGTAGTTTACATCAATACGTCTTCAAACTGGCAGGAAAGATGGATAGAAACCAACTGGAGCAGCCAGCAGATCAAAGATTTTACAGGGAACTCAAGCTGGTACCCAACAACTCAGGGAGATAAATGGGTGAAAATCCAGTGTCCGCCGAATTCTTATTCTGTGTGGTCGCTGAATTTATGA